CGGCGGCATGGATTCGACCAACGCCGCGCAGTTCCTCGACGCGGGCGTGCGCGTGGTCGCCGTCGGCTCCGCGTTGGAAGATTCCGCTCAGCTCCCGGCGCTCGCGAGCCTGCTCCGCGGGTAGCATCCGCGACCAATAGGCTGAGCACATGGCTGAACGCTCTGAGATCGAATGCTGGCTCACCGACATGGACGGCGTGCTCGTCCATGAGAACGACGCCATCCCGGGTGCCGCCGAACTGCTCGCCGGTTGGGAAGCCGCCGGCATCCCGTATCTGGTGCTGACCAACAACTCGATCTTCACCGCCCGTGATCTCTCGGCGCGCCTGCGCTCCAGCGGACTGCACGTGCCGGAGGACCGGATCTGGACGTCTGCGCTCGCCACCGCCGCGTTCCTCGAGCAGCAGCTCCCCGGCGGCTCGGCATTCGTCATCGGCGAGGCCGGCATCCTCACGGCTCTGCACGACGCCGGATTCGTCATGACGGAGACGAGCCCGGACTTCGTCGTCGTCGGCGAGACGCGCAACTACTCGTTCGAAGCGATCACCAAGGCGATCCGGCTGATCAACGGCGGCGCGCGATTCATCGCCACGAACCCGGATGCCACCGGCCCCAGCGTCGACGGGCCGATGCCGGCGACCGGCGCCATCTCCGCGCTGATCACCAAGGCCACCGGCAAAGAGCCGTATGTCGTCGGCAAGCCGAATCCGATGATGTTCCGTTCGGCGTTGAACAAGATCGGCGCACACTCGAAGCGCACCGGCATGATCGGTGATCGGATGGACACCGACGTCGTCGCAGGCATCGAAGCCGGCCTGCACACGGTACTCGTGCTAACGGGGATCAGCGACCAGGTCGAGATCGAGAAGTACCCGTTCCGCCCTGACGAGATCGTGAACTCGGTCGCCGATCTGCTGCCGTCTGGTTCGTCGGAAGGCTGACGCCATGAACCAGAGCGATCTGCTCTTCCTCGTGATGCTGCTGATCGGGCTCACCACGTTGACAGTCATCATCGTGCAGTTCGTCCGATCCCGCCGACGCGGACCGGGCGATGACGATCGCGGCGGCAACTGGTGGGAAGGCCCCTGGGACGACGACCGGAAGGGCTGAGCGGTATCCGTCGCGCGACGGATGTCACCGTCCCGTGAGTTTGGGAGGCTGAGGGCATGGCCACCCACACCGTCACTCAGAAGACTCAGAACTCGGTCACTCGTCCTGCTCGCGGCATCCGCTCTCTTCTCGCGCTGGTCGTCACGTCTGTCCTCGTGATAATCGTCACCGCCTGCACACCGGATCCGCAGCCGTCTGCCGATTCGGTCGAGATCCCAGACACTGCCGTGGGCGCACAGGTGCAGTGGGTCCTGGACGAGATCAACAGCGAAGAACTCAGCGCAGACGATGACTTGGAGGCGCGGTTCGACCCCTCGTTCTTCGAGAGCCTGACTGTGCCCGAACTGCGTACGATCCTCGAAGACCTCCGCGCCGCACAACCGTGGATACCGACCGCGTACGAAGGGGACGATACGCAAGCTAAGGCCACGATCGAGTCGGCGGCGGCAACGTACGACATGAGCGTGTCAGCGTCCGGTGAAGGCTTGATGAACGGCCTCTTCTTCGCCGCGCCGAAGCCCGAGCGCACTCCCGTCACGAGCTGGAAGGCACTGCAATCGCAGCTCGAGGACGCACCGTATGAGGTGTCGCTTCAGGTCCGCGAAGTCGGAGCAGCTGAGCCTGACATCCTGATCGGCGACACCGGATCTTCCCCGATCGGCTCGATCATCAAGCTGTATGTACTCGGGGCCGTCGTCGACGCCATCGATTCGGGGGCCCTGACGTGGGAGTCGCCGCTCACGATCGATGCGGAGGTGCGGAGCCTTCCGACGGGTGAGCTGCAGGACCTGCCGGACGGCTCGACAGTCACCGTGCTGGAGGCTGCACAGAAGATGATAGCGATCAGCGACAACACCGCCACCGACCTCCTGATCCGCGCAGTGGGAAGGGACGCAGTCTCCGCAGCGCTCACTGATATGGGCCATGCCTCGCCGGAAGACAATGCGCCGTTGCTCACGACGCGCGAACTGTTCTGGATCGGCTGGGGAGACGAGGGGCTGCGGGAATCCTGGGCGGAAGCGGATGCCGTAGAACGTGAAGCGCTTCTCGGCGAGGTCCCCGCTGGTGTGCCCGACGGAAACTCGGTCGACTGGTCGGTCGCCGCGTGGCAGTCCGGAGTGGAATGGTTCGCCACGCACGATGACCTCGTCCGCGCACACATCGCGCTGCAGGAACGTGCAACCACAGCCGCCGGCGCGCCCATTCGCGACATCCTCTCCGCGAACCCGGGCGTCACGTTCGGCGACGAGTGGACCTACGTCGGCTTCAAGGGAGGAAGCTCGATGGGCGCGCTGGCGGGCTCGTGGTATCTCGAGCGAGCGGATGCTGCACCCGTGGTGCTCACGATCCTCGCTCGTTCGGACGACCCGCAAGCCTTGGCTGACCCGGTGTCAGTGCTGGGATACGCAGAGGATGCTGCCGCGCTTCTGGCGGAATGAGAAGAGTTTCATCATGACCCCGGACACGAACAGCACCTCGCCCCAGAGACACCTGTGACGAGGAAGGGCTGAGGTCAGCTCAGGGTCAGGCTGCGGACGGATGCCACCGGCTCCGGCATCCGGAGCGGACCAGCGCCCGGGGTGATCGATCCCAGGATCCGTGGCTCGCGCGCGCCCGTGCCACCGGGGATCACAGCGGGTACGCCGTGCATCGTGCACCAGCCGATCAGAGCGAAGAGGATCGCCTCTTTGTTGTCTGCGGATGCGCCGAGTTCATCGGCGAGCACGACCTCGGTGTCCGGCAGCGCGGCCCGGAGCCCATCCATGATCAGCGGGTTGTGGCATCCGCCACCCGACACGGCGAGGAAGCCGATACCGGCAGCCTGAACATCGCGCGCGACGGTCTGCACGGTCAGCTCGGTGAGCGTGCGCACGAGGGCGGTGACGGGGATGTCGCGGCCGAGAGCCGTCGCGTGCGACCGGACGTAGTCGAGGTGGAAGTACTCCTTGCCAGTGCTCTTGGGCGCGGCGAGCGCGTAGTAGGGATCGGCGAGCAGCGAGGCCAGCAGTGCCTCGTCGACCTCGCCAGAGAGAGCGATGCGGGCGTCTTCGTCGTAACCGAGCGGGTTGAGCCCGTACGTCGTGATCACCGCGTCGACGAGCGCGTTCGCCGGTCCGACGTCATACGCCGAGACCGCACCGGCACCCACGACGGTCATGTTCGCGATGCCACCGAGGTTCAGTGCCGCCGACGTCCCGGTGCGGCCGCGCAGCAGCAGTTCGTCCAGGAATGACACCAGTGGGGCGCCGTGCCCGCCGACCGTGATGTCGCGGATGCGCACGTCCGAGACCACCGGGGAGCCGACGCGTTCCGCGATCCACGCGGGCTGACCGATCTGCAATGTGCCGAGGGCATGGCCGCCTTCGACCCAGTGGTAGACGGTCTGCCCGTGCGTGCACACGGCATCGACTCCGCCGACGGATGCCGCAGCATCCGCTGCGACGTCGGCGAACGCCTGACCGATGAGGGTGTCGAGCTCGGTCACCTCGGCGAGCGTCGTCTGCGCAGGAGGCAGCGCCGCCACGAGCCGCGCGCGCAGCGCGGGAGCGTACGGGACGCTGTCCTCGTACAGCACCGTGCCGCGCACGGCGCCATCCGCCTCAGTGAAGTCGACGACCGTGACGTCGATCCCGTCGTGTGAGGTGCCCGAGAGCAGGCCGAGTACGCGCATCGTGGTCCTTCTTTCGTTTTCGATCGCCGACAGCCTGGGGGCCGCACAGACGGATGTCGGACACTTTCCCGGTGATCGGTCCGACATCCGTCGTCTCGTCCCCCGAAGTGTCGCGCCCCTAACGCAGCACGAGCGCGGCGGCGCCGATCAACGGGCCCTCATCGCCGAGCCCGGAGCGCACCACCCGCGTGCGACGGGAGTAGTCGTGCGCAGCGCTCGCGCTGAGCGCCTGCTGCACGAGGTCGATGTAGTCGTCGGACACCCGCGAGAACCCGCCGCCGATAGCGACCATGTCGAGATCGACGAGGGTCGCGGCATCCGCCAGCGCTTCACCCACTGCTTTCGCGGATCGTTCGATCGCCGCGCGGGCGATCGGATCACCGGATGCCGCGTCGCGGGCAAGATCCTCGCCGGTGGCGCCGGTCCATCCCTGAGCCTGTGCCCACGCGGCGCTGGCCGGGCCGGAGGCGATCTCCTCGAGCGTCAGCCCGCCCTCACGGCGCACCTGCCCGAGGTGCCCGGCGTTGCCCGACGCTCCGCGAATGTACTGCCCGCCGATGACGAATCCGCCGCCGACCCCTGTGGACACGACGATCGACAGCGACGAGCGCGCCTCGCGGGCCGCTCCGAGCCACGCTTCGGCGAGCGCGAGCGCGCCGCCGTCGTGCCCGAACACCGTGTGCACATCGCGTCCGAGAACTGCGGATGCCGCTTTGGTGACAGCCGCGGCGAGCCCGTAGCCGCGAGCATCGGGCATGTTCACCGGCACGATCGAGCCGGTCGAGAGATCGATCGGTCCCGCGCTTCCGACACCGGCACCCACGAGCTCGGCGCCTTCCGGCAGCCCGGCGAGCGCATGCGCGATGACAGCCTCGACCGCGGCATCCAATGTCGACGGCGTCGCCGTGCGGCCGGTCGCCTGCCTGCTGCGGCTGCTGGCGATCAACGCGCCGTCGTCGCCGACGAGTGCAGCTTCCAGCTTCGTGCCGCCCACATCGACGGCCAGTGCGTATCGAGTCATTCGCTGCGCGTCACTGCGGGTCGAGGCCGAGATCGTCGAGATCGAAGGCTGCCAGCCACTGCAGGCCCTCCGCCTCGATCGCTGCCTGCGCTCCGGTCTTGCGGTCGACGATCACGGCGACGGCGACGACCTCGGCGCCCTCGCGGCGCAGAACCTCGACGGCCTTGAGCGCGGACTGACCCGTGGTCGAGGTGTCCTCGAGCACGACGACGCGCTTGCCCGCGATGTCAGCACCCTCGATCTGGCGACCTCTGCCGTGGTCCTTGGGCTCCTTGCGGACGACGAACGCGTCCAGCGGGCGATCGGTCGCGACGGACGCGTGCAGCACGGAGTTCGCGATCGGGTCTGCACCGAGCGTCAGGCCACCGACGGCTGCGGCGTCGAGGCCACCGATCAGGTCGAGCATGATGCGACCGATGGCGGGGGGCCGCCCGATGGTCGAGCGTGAGCCTGCGCATGTCGACGTAGTACGTCGCCTGCTTGCCGCTGGAAAGCGTGAAGTCTCCGTGGAACACCGCCTCGTCCTTGATGAGGGCGAGGAGGGACTGTCGGTCTGCGTCGAGTGCGGTCACGGCATCCAGCTTAGAGCCGCTGGTGCGACCTGCGTGGTGCGCCTATCGTGGGCCGGGACATCACCGTCCCTCAGCGAAGGAGGCCCCATGCTCTCGTACGACCCCTATGCCGAACTCGCCACGCTGCGCGATTTCGCGCCGCTCGAGCTGACCAGCCCCGACTTCGAACCCGGCGGACCGTTGCCGCTGTTCGCGTGGTCGGCCAATCGAGGCGGCGAGGATCGATCACCTGCGCTGCGGTGGTCTACGCCGCCGTCCGGTACGCGCAGCATCGCTGTCTCGTGCTTCGATCCGGATGCTCCGACCGGATCGGGATTCTGGCACTGGGCAGCGTTCGATCTGCCGGCCGACCTCACCTCCCTCGACTCGTCCGATGGCACGGCCGCGAGCCTCCCTGCAGGCTCCAAGGTGACGCCCAACGAGGCTCGATTGGAGCGATTCATCGGAGCGGCGCCGCCCGAGGGTACCGGCATTCATCGGTATTTCTTCGTCGTGGATGCGCTCGATGTCGAAGCACTCGATCTCGATGCCGGCGCGACCCCGGCCGTGCTCGGCTTCAACCGGCACTTCCACTCGCTTGCCCGCGGTGTGCTGATCGGCACGGCCGACCCAGCGGAGCGCTGAGGTCCGACCCCGCATCTAGGCTGGATGCATGCGCCTGGCCACCTGGAACGTCAACTCCATCCGCACTCGCGTGCGCCGCACCGTCGAGTTCGCAGTGCGCGAAGACATCGATGTGCTCGCGATGCAAGAGATCAAGTGCAAGCCCGAGCAGTTCCCGTATGCGCAGTTCGAAGAGGCCGGCTATCAGGTCGAGGTGCACGGCCTCAATCAGTGGAACGGCGTCGCGATCGCGAGCCGCCTGCCGATGACGGACGTGTCGACGGCGTTCGACGGGATGCCAGGCTTCGCGAAGGGTCATGAGGGCCCGGATGCTCCGCTCGAGGCGCGCGCGCTGGGCGTGACGGTCGACGGCGTGCAGATCTGGAGTCTCTACGTGCCGAACGGCCGTGCGCTCGACGATCCGCATTACGCGTACAAGCTGCACTGGCTCGACGAACTGCGTCAGCACACGGCATCCGCTCTGCAGAAGAACCCCGACCTGCCGCTGGCGCTCGTCGGGGACTTCAACATCATCCCGTTCGACTCAGACAACGGCGATCCAGACATCGTCGAGGGCGTCTCCACCCACGTCTCCCCACAGGAGCGTGCCGCGTTCTTCGCGTTCCAGGATGCGGGGCTCACCGACGTCGTGCGTCCGATCCTTCCCGAGGGCTACACCTACTGGGACTACCAGCGGCTGAAGTTCCCCCGTAACGAGGGCATCCGCATCGACTTCGTGCTCGGCTCGCCCGCGCTCGCCGGCGCCGTCACCGGCGCGTCCATCCACCGTGACGAGCGCAAGGGCGAGCAGCCCAGCGATCACGTGCCGGTCGTCGTCGACCTCGACCTCGGTGGTGCCGATGATGACGACGACATGCCGATGATCTTCGCCTGAGCGCTGGTCGTCGAACAACGCGACAAGATGCGATGAGACGCCGATGCCCCTCCGCTTGATCGCGACCGACCTCGACGGGACCCTGCTCGACTCGGCTTCAGCCGTGTCACCGCGCACGCGGCGAGCGCTCGATGCCGCCCGAGCCGTCGGTATCCATATCGTCCCCGTCACAGCACGCCAACCGATCGGTCTGCGGATGATCGCCGCCGAAGCAGGGTTCGACGACTGGGCGCTGTGCGGCAACGGAGCCTATGCGACGCATCTGGCAGACGGACGGATGCTGTTCGCCGAGGCACTGCCGGCCGAGACGGTTCGCACCCTCGCGGCGGCGCTGCAGGCAACCCTGCCCGGGCTGCTGTTCGCAAGTGTGCGGGACGGTGGCGAGACGTTCGTGGCCCAGCATGGCTACGCACAGATCGCCAAGCTCGCCGACCACAAGCGAGATCCTCGCACGATGGGCGGAGTGCCACTCGACCAGGTGCTGGCTGAACCCAGTCTGAAGTTCGTCATCCGGCATCCCGAACTCGCACCTCCGGCCCTGTTCGACATCCTGCGCCGTCTCGGCCTCACCGGATTCGAGGCCACGCTCTCGGGCGCGCCGTTCGTCGAGGTGATGGCCGAGGGCGTGACCAAGGCGACGGGTCTGGCGCGGCTCTGCGAGCACCTGGAAGTCAAGCGCACCGACGTGGTCGCGTTCGGCGATGCACTCAACGACGTTGAGATGCTCCGCTGGGCTGGGCACTCGGTTGCGATGGCCGGCGCAGAGCAGGCCGTTCAGGATGCCGCCGATGAGGTCGCGACCTCGAACGACGAGGACGGCGTCGCA
The DNA window shown above is from Microbacterium murale and carries:
- a CDS encoding Cof-type HAD-IIB family hydrolase, which translates into the protein MPLRLIATDLDGTLLDSASAVSPRTRRALDAARAVGIHIVPVTARQPIGLRMIAAEAGFDDWALCGNGAYATHLADGRMLFAEALPAETVRTLAAALQATLPGLLFASVRDGGETFVAQHGYAQIAKLADHKRDPRTMGGVPLDQVLAEPSLKFVIRHPELAPPALFDILRRLGLTGFEATLSGAPFVEVMAEGVTKATGLARLCEHLEVKRTDVVAFGDALNDVEMLRWAGHSVAMAGAEQAVQDAADEVATSNDEDGVARVIERMLG
- a CDS encoding ROK family protein; its protein translation is MTRYALAVDVGGTKLEAALVGDDGALIASSRSRQATGRTATPSTLDAAVEAVIAHALAGLPEGAELVGAGVGSAGPIDLSTGSIVPVNMPDARGYGLAAAVTKAASAVLGRDVHTVFGHDGGALALAEAWLGAAREARSSLSIVVSTGVGGGFVIGGQYIRGASGNAGHLGQVRREGGLTLEEIASGPASAAWAQAQGWTGATGEDLARDAASGDPIARAAIERSAKAVGEALADAATLVDLDMVAIGGGFSRVSDDYIDLVQQALSASAAHDYSRRTRVVRSGLGDEGPLIGAAALVLR
- a CDS encoding HAD-IIA family hydrolase → MAERSEIECWLTDMDGVLVHENDAIPGAAELLAGWEAAGIPYLVLTNNSIFTARDLSARLRSSGLHVPEDRIWTSALATAAFLEQQLPGGSAFVIGEAGILTALHDAGFVMTETSPDFVVVGETRNYSFEAITKAIRLINGGARFIATNPDATGPSVDGPMPATGAISALITKATGKEPYVVGKPNPMMFRSALNKIGAHSKRTGMIGDRMDTDVVAGIEAGLHTVLVLTGISDQVEIEKYPFRPDEIVNSVADLLPSGSSEG
- a CDS encoding anhydro-N-acetylmuramic acid kinase, giving the protein MRVLGLLSGTSHDGIDVTVVDFTEADGAVRGTVLYEDSVPYAPALRARLVAALPPAQTTLAEVTELDTLIGQAFADVAADAAASVGGVDAVCTHGQTVYHWVEGGHALGTLQIGQPAWIAERVGSPVVSDVRIRDITVGGHGAPLVSFLDELLLRGRTGTSAALNLGGIANMTVVGAGAVSAYDVGPANALVDAVITTYGLNPLGYDEDARIALSGEVDEALLASLLADPYYALAAPKSTGKEYFHLDYVRSHATALGRDIPVTALVRTLTELTVQTVARDVQAAGIGFLAVSGGGCHNPLIMDGLRAALPDTEVVLADELGASADNKEAILFALIGWCTMHGVPAVIPGGTGAREPRILGSITPGAGPLRMPEPVASVRSLTLS
- a CDS encoding serine hydrolase, with protein sequence MATHTVTQKTQNSVTRPARGIRSLLALVVTSVLVIIVTACTPDPQPSADSVEIPDTAVGAQVQWVLDEINSEELSADDDLEARFDPSFFESLTVPELRTILEDLRAAQPWIPTAYEGDDTQAKATIESAAATYDMSVSASGEGLMNGLFFAAPKPERTPVTSWKALQSQLEDAPYEVSLQVREVGAAEPDILIGDTGSSPIGSIIKLYVLGAVVDAIDSGALTWESPLTIDAEVRSLPTGELQDLPDGSTVTVLEAAQKMIAISDNTATDLLIRAVGRDAVSAALTDMGHASPEDNAPLLTTRELFWIGWGDEGLRESWAEADAVEREALLGEVPAGVPDGNSVDWSVAAWQSGVEWFATHDDLVRAHIALQERATTAAGAPIRDILSANPGVTFGDEWTYVGFKGGSSMGALAGSWYLERADAAPVVLTILARSDDPQALADPVSVLGYAEDAAALLAE
- a CDS encoding exodeoxyribonuclease III, whose protein sequence is MRLATWNVNSIRTRVRRTVEFAVREDIDVLAMQEIKCKPEQFPYAQFEEAGYQVEVHGLNQWNGVAIASRLPMTDVSTAFDGMPGFAKGHEGPDAPLEARALGVTVDGVQIWSLYVPNGRALDDPHYAYKLHWLDELRQHTASALQKNPDLPLALVGDFNIIPFDSDNGDPDIVEGVSTHVSPQERAAFFAFQDAGLTDVVRPILPEGYTYWDYQRLKFPRNEGIRIDFVLGSPALAGAVTGASIHRDERKGEQPSDHVPVVVDLDLGGADDDDDMPMIFA
- a CDS encoding YbhB/YbcL family Raf kinase inhibitor-like protein; the protein is MLSYDPYAELATLRDFAPLELTSPDFEPGGPLPLFAWSANRGGEDRSPALRWSTPPSGTRSIAVSCFDPDAPTGSGFWHWAAFDLPADLTSLDSSDGTAASLPAGSKVTPNEARLERFIGAAPPEGTGIHRYFFVVDALDVEALDLDAGATPAVLGFNRHFHSLARGVLIGTADPAER